From the Prochlorococcus marinus str. AS9601 genome, the window CATCTGCAGTTGGATCAAATTCTGCGTAACCAAGGCTTTGGGCCAATTTTAAAGTTTCCTTATAATCAGCTTTTTCATTTGCCATCTTTGAAAGAATAAAATTTGTTGTGCCATTTATTATCCCAACCATTTTTTTTATACTGTTACTTTTTAATGATCTTTTTAAGGGTTCAATTATTGGAATCCCCCCGCAAACAGCTGCTTCTGACAATATATAGACACCTTCTTTAGATGCAGTTTTATATATTTCTTCTCCATATCTTGCAATAACTGCTTTGTTTGCGGTAACTACAGATTTACCTAATTTTAATGATTGCAGAATAATTTCTTTCGCTAAATCAACCCCACCCATTACTTCAACAATAACATCTATAGATGGGTCATTAATTAATTTAAATGGATCATCAGTTAATAAATTATTATCTAGCTCAATATCTCTTTTTTTATCAAGATCTTTAACTGCTATTTTTGAAATTTCTATTTCTTCTAGAATTGGATGTGAATCGAGTTCAGAAGTTAATATTTTATAAATCCCTGAACCTACAGTTCCAAAACCTACAATACCAATTTTGCATTTTCTCATTGTTTTATTTCTTTTTACTTTGAATTTAATTTTATATTATTAGACCTACAAAAATTCATTTGCTTGAGACTGCATTTTCAATAATATGTTTAAAAACCCATTTGATCGTGAAGGAGTTAAGCTTGCTTTCAAACCAGTATCTTCAATAAATTTCTTATCTATTTCAACAACTTCATTAGGTGTTAACTCATTTAATCCACTTATTAGAAAGGCCAACAAACCCTTTGTTATGAGAGCATCAGAATATCCTTCCCAAAATAATTTACCGGTTTTAATAGTTGCCTTAACAAAAACTTCTGAAACACATCCCTTAACTTTATTTTCTTCAATAAGGATTTCACTATCTGGTTCTTTCAATTTCTTGCCTAACCACAAAATGTATTCATATTTTCTTTTTGGATCTTCTGATTTCTTCAACTTTTCTACTAATTTTGATAAATTATTGTATTTTTCCTGTTCCATTTTTTAAAACTATAAATTAATCACTTTATGAGTCTTCTATTATACAAATATTTCTTTTTCTGTGATAAAGCCAGATAGAGGAATATCCCACTCAGCCCTGGTTAATGGAATTTTACTTACACAATTAGAAGTTAATACTCCAATGCATGGAACATTTCTCCAATCATTATCTATCCTTAATTTATCAAAATAACCTCCTCCATAACCTAATCTTATTAGGTTTTTATCAACGGATAGACATGGAACAAATATCATGCTTATCTGCAAATAACTTAATGGGGAAGAGTTATTTGGACTTAATATCCCCTCAGAATCTTTGGTAAGAGGTTTTTCATCCCATTGGTAAAATAACAACTTTTTTTTTTCTTTACATCTAGGCAAAGCTAAAGAAAATTTTTTCTTAAGACTTCTTATATCTACTTCATTTTTTAAAGGCCAATATATTGCTATATAACCAATATTTTTATATCCCTTAGAAAATGAATCAACATATAATCTTACATTCTTTTCTACATTTTCTCTTTGATTAAGAGAAATCCCATCTCTTAGTTTTCTAAACTTATCCCTCTCCAATTTCTTATTTTCAAAGATAGTCATATTAAATTTTTTAGTTAAAGCCATCCTCATTTAGTTTTGTAAGTGCTATAGCTAATGCATCTGCTGAATCATCAGGTTTTGGAGGTTTGTCAAGATCTAAGTTGTACATAACAGCATCAAGAATATCTTTCTTAGATGCCTTTCCTGATCCAGCAATTGTTAATTTTATCTTAGCGGGTGAATACTCACTAACATGAATTTTTTTAGAGGCCAATACCATCATAATCACGCCTCTGGCCTGCACCACACTAATGGTAGTACTTGACCTGTAAAAGAAAAATTTTTCTACTGCCGCTACAGTTGGTTTCCAATGATTTATTAATTCATTAAGATCTTGGAATATCTCATAAAGTCTATCTTCTTCTTTTTTATCTTTACCTGTTTCAATAACGCCACAATCTAATAATATCTTTCTTTCATTTTCTATCTCAATTATTCCATAACCAACTCTAGCTAATCCGGGGTCAATCCCAATTATTCTCACTGTTATTAAGCTTCAGCAGATAATTGAAATTTTGATAAATTTTCTTTTTCATCTAAATCAAATACTTTACAAAAAGCTTGAATAACCCTTTCTCCTGAATCAACTTGTTCTAAGGGATCTTTTCTAAGTCTATGTCTTAAAGAACAAGAAATAACCCTTGCTATGTCATCTTCTTGCACTTCAGTTCTGCCCTCAAATGCTGCAATTGCCCTTGCTGATCGATTGGTAACAATATCTCCACGTAAACCATCTACATCTAGTTCTCCGCAAATTGCAGAAATATTCAATCTTAAATCATCGTCCATTTGAACAGAATTTAATATTTCTTGTGCTTTAATAACTTTTTGTTGAAGTTCATCCTGTTGTTTCTCAACACTCAATGAAAACTCATCAGGATTATCATCAAAAGAAGTTCTTTGATCAACCACTTGAACTCTTAATTCAGCATCTCTAACTGTCTTAACTTCAACACTCATTCCAAACCTATCCAATAGTTGAGGCCTTAATTCACCTTCTTCTGGATTTCCTGAACCAATAAGGACAAACCTCGCAGGATGTCGGACTGAAACTCCCTCCCTTTCAACTGTATTCCATCCGGAAGCGGCCGAATCTAAAAGTACATCAACTAAATGATCATCAAGTAAATTTACTTCATCAACGTATAGTAACCCCCTATTAGCTTTTGCTAATAGACCTGGTTCGAATGCCTTAACACCTTCGCTCAAAGCCTTCTCTATATCAATGGTTCCACAAAGCCTGTCTTCAGTAGCCCCTAAAGGCAAATCAACCATAGGTACTTGTTTTTGAATACTCTCTAGATTTTCTCCTTGAGTAATTTTTTCCAAAACTTCTTTACTTTGTAAATCAGGATCGACTAGTGAACTATTATATGGATCGTCTTTAACAACATCGATTGCAGGCAACAAATCAGCTAAGGCCCTGATTGTAGTTGACTTTCCAGTCCCTCTATCACCCATTATCATCACTCCTCCAATTCTTGGATCAATAACATTTAACAAGAGAGCTAATTTCATTTCTTCTTGACCAATTACTGCTGTAAAAGGAAAAACTCTTCTTTTCTTTGTTGTAGGCACAGTTTTAGTTTTCTTAAATATTCAAATAATCAATAGATGCTACTTCAGAAAATGTTTTTAGTAAATATTCCTATCAAATTAAAACAAGAAGAGAACAATAACTAATCAAATTTATACTTACTTATTTTTTTTTGAATTGTTCAAAAACCAATTTATTTGATGGACAATTCCTCTTAAAACATTTATTTCGTGCATTGATGTATTTGCCCTCAAAATAAAATTCTTAAATTTACTGATTTTTGCCTTAGAGGTATGTTTTAAGAGATATCCAACTCGCAAAAGCATTTCCTCTATATCAAGAAATGTATCATGTACTTCCTTAGATGATGCTAAGTTAAAAACTTTTAATTCATTATTCAAATTCTTTTTAGAAGACTTATTCAATTCATATAAAACTATTGAAACAGCGTGAGAAAGATTTAATGAAGGATTATTCTGAGAAGTTGGGATACTAAAAGTTTTATTTGCCAGAAGCAATTCACTGTTAGTTAAACCTCTATCTTCCCTGCCAAATATAATTGCTAAATTATTTAACTTATTAAAGGATAAAGTCCAATCAAATATATCTTCAGAAGATACAAAAAATGAATCTTTATTTACATCAATCCTTCCACAAGATGCTAATACTAAATCACAATCAAAAATTGCCTTTTGAAGATCATCAAAAATCTTACAATTTTCAAGAATTTTTTGACCTTTAAGGGCCATTTTTTTTGCTTCTAAAGAAAAAATATCGCATTTAGGAGAGACGATTCTTAATTCATCAACTTCAAAATTACTGCATAATCTAGCGACGCTACCTACATTTAAAGGGCCATTTGGCTCAACTAATATTACCTTTAAATTAGAAAAATTTTTTCCCAAAATCATTCAAGGCTATGAAGATATTTTAATAAATTAGACATATTTACAGGATCAATTTCAAAGCTTGGCATAGGAGGAGTTAGGCCTCCAGTAACTTGTTTTATTATCTCTTTATCATTCAAACGTTGAGTTATTGAGTGTAAGTCTGGGCCCACTAATCCTCTTGCTGTAATTCCATGACATCCAACACAATTTATCTTAAAAAGAGCATCTCCTTCCTCAGCAGAGCCATTAAGCTCAAGAGTTTCAACAATATATTTGTTATTTTCATGATGTTTTAAAAAAAATATTGAAAAACAAATCAATAAAACTCCAAATACAATAAAAACAATTTTTAAGAATTCACTTTTGAAGTCTCTTTCTGCTGCAGTTGATGAAGATGTTGACACAAAAAATAGTCTCTATGTAACAATTGTGAATAAGAAATTCAAAAAAGGCAAAA encodes:
- a CDS encoding SufE family protein → MEQEKYNNLSKLVEKLKKSEDPKRKYEYILWLGKKLKEPDSEILIEENKVKGCVSEVFVKATIKTGKLFWEGYSDALITKGLLAFLISGLNELTPNEVVEIDKKFIEDTGLKASLTPSRSNGFLNILLKMQSQANEFL
- a CDS encoding 5-formyltetrahydrofolate cyclo-ligase → MTIFENKKLERDKFRKLRDGISLNQRENVEKNVRLYVDSFSKGYKNIGYIAIYWPLKNEVDIRSLKKKFSLALPRCKEKKKLLFYQWDEKPLTKDSEGILSPNNSSPLSYLQISMIFVPCLSVDKNLIRLGYGGGYFDKLRIDNDWRNVPCIGVLTSNCVSKIPLTRAEWDIPLSGFITEKEIFV
- the ruvC gene encoding crossover junction endodeoxyribonuclease RuvC, encoding MRIIGIDPGLARVGYGIIEIENERKILLDCGVIETGKDKKEEDRLYEIFQDLNELINHWKPTVAAVEKFFFYRSSTTISVVQARGVIMMVLASKKIHVSEYSPAKIKLTIAGSGKASKKDILDAVMYNLDLDKPPKPDDSADALAIALTKLNEDGFN
- the bchI gene encoding magnesium chelatase ATPase subunit I, with the protein product MPTTKKRRVFPFTAVIGQEEMKLALLLNVIDPRIGGVMIMGDRGTGKSTTIRALADLLPAIDVVKDDPYNSSLVDPDLQSKEVLEKITQGENLESIQKQVPMVDLPLGATEDRLCGTIDIEKALSEGVKAFEPGLLAKANRGLLYVDEVNLLDDHLVDVLLDSAASGWNTVEREGVSVRHPARFVLIGSGNPEEGELRPQLLDRFGMSVEVKTVRDAELRVQVVDQRTSFDDNPDEFSLSVEKQQDELQQKVIKAQEILNSVQMDDDLRLNISAICGELDVDGLRGDIVTNRSARAIAAFEGRTEVQEDDIARVISCSLRHRLRKDPLEQVDSGERVIQAFCKVFDLDEKENLSKFQLSAEA
- a CDS encoding RNA methyltransferase; translated protein: MILGKNFSNLKVILVEPNGPLNVGSVARLCSNFEVDELRIVSPKCDIFSLEAKKMALKGQKILENCKIFDDLQKAIFDCDLVLASCGRIDVNKDSFFVSSEDIFDWTLSFNKLNNLAIIFGREDRGLTNSELLLANKTFSIPTSQNNPSLNLSHAVSIVLYELNKSSKKNLNNELKVFNLASSKEVHDTFLDIEEMLLRVGYLLKHTSKAKISKFKNFILRANTSMHEINVLRGIVHQINWFLNNSKKNK
- a CDS encoding c-type cytochrome codes for the protein MSTSSSTAAERDFKSEFLKIVFIVFGVLLICFSIFFLKHHENNKYIVETLELNGSAEEGDALFKINCVGCHGITARGLVGPDLHSITQRLNDKEIIKQVTGGLTPPMPSFEIDPVNMSNLLKYLHSLE